The following DNA comes from Paenibacillus crassostreae.
GCATAGGAATGGAGATCAGAAGACTGAGCGCAACCGGAACAATAGAGCCCTCAAGTCCAAAATCGCCACCTGTGAGGAGTGCGGCACCGTTCACCTTTACAGTAAACAGACCGCTTGCTGCGTGTCCAGAAACGGGAATCCCAAGCAGACCCTCAATTGCATTCCAGGAAAAATGTAGTCCCATGGCAAACCACAGGTTCCGTCGCCACAAGAATGCGGCTCCGAGTAGAACCCCTGCTTCTAAGGTGATAGCGAACCCACTCCATAGCGTTGCTCCTGGATTTCCAAGATGGGCAACTCCAAAGAATAGTGAGGTCACAGCCAGTGCAATCCAGCTGTTCCCCAATTTCTGAATAGCTTGAAACATAAGCCCGCGAAAGATAAGTTCCTCAACAATGGCTGCCCCTAGAGCTGCTGTAATAGAAGGAATTATAACTGAGCCTGCATCCGCAGCACCCGCCCATTGAAGGGAATAACCTCCTGCAGCAACAATAATTAAAGTAGACACGATCATAAAGATTGCTCCGATTAGTAATCCCATGCCAGCTTCAATTCCTGCGCGTTTTCTTGATATCTCAGGAACTGATCGACGGGCAATGTATTTCATTGTTAGCCAATAGATGATGATGGCCACAACCCCAGCCGTTAGTGTTAAAAGAAGGGAGGCAAATCCCGCTGTTTGCTCTGCTAATGGCCGAAATAGTGCATCCACGAGAATAATGCCGATCGTCCCCACAATCATCCAGATGATTGGAAAGCTCATTATTGAACGCCATATACTTAATTTCTCACCAATTTGCTGCTTTTCTTTGTATACAGTCATTTTCTTCATGTCTTGCTTCAGCTCCTCTATCGCTTGATAGTTATGAGTATAGGCTGAAAAAGTCATATAGAGAGAGTGCGCTTTTGTCATGATTTAATCATATGACCATGCCAAAAGAAGCCGGCATCTATACTAAGTGCCAGCCTCTTGGATATTGACTTATTAGTGATCCATGATTCCTGAATCTCGGGCTTTACGGGCGGCCTCCCGTCTCCCCCTCACATTAAGCTTCGAATAAATCGTCGAGATGTAATTTTTAACTGTTCCTTCGCTAAGAAACAGCGCCTCAGCTATATCTTGATTGCGCAAGCCAGAAGCCAGCTTATGTAGTACTTCTATTTCACGGGCGCTGAGTCCATATTCATTACTTTTTGTGGTGGTGGTATTGTTCATGTTTTTGATCATTTTACTTGCCATTTCCTGCGTGATTAAAGTCCCTCCCGCATGTACCACCCGTATGCCTGCAGCCAGATCCTTGGGATGGATGGCTTTGAGCAGATAACCTTCTGCTCCATGGCTTAGTGCTGCTAACACATATTCTACTTCCCGGTAGGAGGTCAGCATGATAACTTTGATTAAAGGTATCCGTTCTTTAATGATGGCC
Coding sequences within:
- a CDS encoding response regulator transcription factor, which produces MAKIKVLLADDQELILESLHIVLSMEEDLEIVGLAKNGEEAIEGCEQFQPDIVLMDINMPVMDGVAATAIIKERIPLIKVIMLTSYREVEYVLAALSHGAEGYLLKAIHPKDLAAGIRVVHAGGTLITQEMASKMIKNMNNTTTTKSNEYGLSAREIEVLHKLASGLRNQDIAEALFLSEGTVKNYISTIYSKLNVRGRREAARKARDSGIMDH
- a CDS encoding CPBP family intramembrane glutamic endopeptidase yields the protein MKKMTVYKEKQQIGEKLSIWRSIMSFPIIWMIVGTIGIILVDALFRPLAEQTAGFASLLLTLTAGVVAIIIYWLTMKYIARRSVPEISRKRAGIEAGMGLLIGAIFMIVSTLIIVAAGGYSLQWAGAADAGSVIIPSITAALGAAIVEELIFRGLMFQAIQKLGNSWIALAVTSLFFGVAHLGNPGATLWSGFAITLEAGVLLGAAFLWRRNLWFAMGLHFSWNAIEGLLGIPVSGHAASGLFTVKVNGAALLTGGDFGLEGSIVPVALSLLISIPMLIGTARNRGVGVGNLPESK